Part of the Kineococcus aurantiacus genome, ACGACCGCCTCATCCGTGAGATCGCCGTCGGGGTGGGTGCCGCCGTCGTCTTCCCGGACTACGACCTGGCCCCGGAGGCGAAGTACCCCACCCAGGTCGAGCAGGTCCACGCCGTGGCCGAGTGGATCCGCGACAACGGCCCCGACGAGCACCTGGACACCAGCCGCATCGCCGTGGCCGGCGACTCCGTGGGCGGCAACATGGCCACCGTGGCCACGATCCTCGCCAAGCAGCGCGGCGGTGTCGACTTCAAGGCCCAGCTGCTGTACTACCCCGTCACCGACGCGAACTTCGACACCGGTTCCTACGAGCAGTTCGCGGAGGGGTACTTCCTGGCCCGCGAGGGCATGAAGTGGTTCTGGGACCAGTACACCACCGACCCCGCCCAGCGGGCCGAGATCACCGCCTCCCCGCTGCGGGCCAGCACCGAGGACCTCGCCGGGCTGCCGCCGGCGCCGGTCGTCACCGGCGAGGCCGACGTGCTGCGCGACGAGGGTGAGGCGTACGCGGCGAAGCTGCGCGCGGCCGGGGTCCCGGTGACCGCGGTGCGCTACGGCGGGATCATCCACGACTTCGTGGGGCTGAACCCGTTGCGGCACACCCATGCCGCGCAGGAGGCGATCACCCAGGGCATCGCGTTCCTGTCCCGGGCCCTGGGCACTGACTGACCCGCACGCCGCCCCCCGGACGTCCCGGAAGCGTTCTCCGGGGTCCGGGCTGCCCGTGGACGGCGGCCGGGTCGTCGACCCGGCCGCCGTCGAGCGCTCGCCCCGACGGTCCACCCGCGAGTTCCCGCACGAGTTCCCGCACGAGTTCCCACACGACGTCCACCACGACGTCCTCCGCCAGGCACCCGAGTGCCGGAGAGCCGGTCCCACCGTGAGCACCACCTCGAACGGAACTCCCACCGTCCCCGCCCCGGACCTGCCGTGAGCGCGCCGCCCCTGGTGGCCCACGAGGTGACCAAGTCCTTCCCCGACCGGGAGGGCGGGGGGTGGACACCGGTGCTGCGCGGGGTGAGCGTGACGGTCCACCCCGGCGAGCTGGTCGCAGTCGTGGGCCCCAGCGGATCGGGCAAGTCGACCCTCCTGCACTGCCTGTCCGGCCTGGAGGACCCCACCTCGGGCACCGTGCGGATCGCCGGCACCCCGCTGGCGGGGTTGAGTGGCGCAGCGCTGGCGCGGTTGCGCCGCGAGCACGTCGGTTTCGTCTTCCAGTCCTACAACCTCATCCCCTCGCTCACGGCCTGGGACAACGTCGCGCTGCCGGTGCGGCTGGCGCGCCGGCGGGTGCGCGCCGAGGACGTCGACCGGGCGCTGGCCCGGGTGGGCCTCAGCGAGCGCGCCGGGTTCAAACCCGCGGCCCTGTCCGGCGGGCAGCAGCAACGGGTGGCGATCGCCCGGGCGCTGGTGGTGGAACGTGACGTCGTCTTCGCCGACGAACCGACCGGTGCGCTGGACACCGCCGCCGGCGCGCAGGTGCTGGCGCTGCTGCGCGAGGCGGCGTCGGGACGACGAGCGGTGGTGGTGGTCACCCACGACCTGGAGGCGGCCGCCACCGCGGACCGGGTGCTCGTGCTGCGGGACGGCACCGTCCACGACGAGCTGTCCGGGGTCAGCGCGGCGCAGGTGCTGGAGGCCGTCACCCGCGCCGCGGCGAAGGTGTGAGCGTGCGGGCCGGAACGGCGACCCGGGCGCCCCGGGGGTTGCTGCGGCGCCTGGTCGTGGGGGAACTGCTGGCCGACGCGCGCACCTGGGTGGGGGCCGGGGTGGTCGCCGGGGCCGCGGCCGTCGTGGGTGCGGTCGCGGGGTGCCTGCTGCAGAGCGCCGTGCAGGTCGGCGGCACGCGCGGCCTGGCGCTGTACCCCGTCGTCGGCCTCGTCGTCGTCCTCACCGCGGTCGCCACCGCGGTGGTGCTGTCCTCGGTGGCGTCGCTGACGGTCACCTCGCAGCAGCGCTCGCACGCGCTGTGGCAGCTGATCGGTGTCAGCCCGCGCCAGGTGCGCGCCGTCGTGCTGGCGCAACTGCTGCTGGTGGCCCTGGCCGGTGCGCTGGGCGGGGTCCTGCTGGCCGTCCCCCTGGTGGTGCCGTTCTGCCGCTGGGTGCTGTCCACCTCCGAGGGGCTGCAGCAGGTGCCGCTGGTGTTCGGGCCGGCCGCCGCGGCGGCGGTCGTCGTGGTCGTCACCGCCGTCGTCACCGCGAGCGGTCGCCGCAGCGCCCGCGCCGCCTCCCGCACCAGCGGTCTGCTGCTGGTGCGCGACGCCGACCCGCCGCCGGCGCGGGTGGACCGCCGCCGCTGGGCGGGGCTCGTCCTCCTGCTGGGCGTCCTGGTCGTGCTGGTGCTCAGCGCGGGCAGGACGCCCCTGGACCGCGTCCTCGTCCCGCTGACGCTGACCGGTCCGCTCCTGAGCGCCCTCGTCGTGCTGGCCGGGCCGCTGGTGTTCGCGCCGTTCCTGCGCGCGTGGACCCGCGTGGTGCCGGCGGAGGCGTCGGCGTCGTGGTTCCTGGCCCGGGCCCGGGCCGCGCACGGCACCGCGCGCGCCAGCGCCACCACCGGTCCGCTCGTGGTGGCCGTCGCCCTGCCCGGCAGCCTGTTCGCGGTCACCGGCACCGTGCGGGCCGCGGTCGGGGCGCAGACCGGCCGGCTGCCGCCCGCGCCGCCGGTGCAGACGGCCGTCCTGCTCGTCGGCGGGCCGCTGCTGCTGGCCGTCGTGGGGGCGGCGGCCACCGTCTTCATGTCCGGGCGGGTGCGCGAGCGCGAGTCGGCGCTGGTGCGCGCCGCGGGCGGCGGCCACGGCGTGGTGCTGCTCGCCGCGGTGTGGGAGTCGGTCATCCACGCCGTCACCGCGACGGCGCTGGGGGCGGGGGTGGTCGCGGTGACCGCCGGGGTCGCGGCGTGGGCCGTGGTCCCGGCCGGTGGGGCCGCCGCGCTCCCCGCGTCCGGCGCCGGGGCCGTGGCCGTGACGGCGGTCGCGGGGCTGGTGCTGCTGCTGGCGGCGACGGTGCCCACCACGCTGCTGGCGCTGCGGCGCGGACCGGCGCGGGCGTTGAGCGTGGAGTGAGCCCGGGCCCCGCGCGCCGGTCACCGGGTTCAACGGCCGGGCGCCGCGGGGTCCGCGCCCTCCAGGAGCGCGCGCAGCTGGTGCCGGTTGGCCACACCGAGCTTGGGGAAGACGCGGTACAGGTGGCTGCCGACGGTTCGGTGCGACAGGTACACCCGGTCGGCGATCTCCTTGTTCGTCAGCCCCTGCGCGGCCAGCCGGGCGATCTGCAGCTCCTGCACGGTCAGCGTCGCCGTCGGCGGCGTCGCCGGACGCTCGGGCGTGGCCAGCGGGGTGGGGACGCTGCCCGCCGCGCGCAGCTCGGCGGTGGCGCGCCGGGTCAGGGACCCGGCGCCGGCCGTCTCGAAGGCGCGCAGCGCGGTGGTCAGCTCCTCGCGCGCCTCCCGCACCCGCCGCGCACGGCGCAGCCACTGCCCGTGCAGCAGCCGGGTGCGGGCCTGCTCCAGGGGGGCGCCGGCGTCGGCCCCCGCGGCGAGCGCGGCCCGGTAGTGCTCCTCCGCCTCGCGCCCCTCGGCCAGCAGGGCCCGGCTGCGGTGGACCAGCGCCTGCAGGTGCGCCGAGCCGAGGACGTCGGCCGCCCGCCCGACGCGGGCGAGGGTCGCGTGGACGGCCTGCGGGCGGCCGCAACGCACCGCCGCCTCGGTCAGGTCCGCGATGGCCCACTGCTCGAAGACGGGGTGCCGGGAGGTGCCGCGCAGCGCGGTGAGGGCCTCGGCGTCGCGGCGCTGCTCCAGCGCCAGCAGACCCGAGGCCCAGGCCAGGCCGGCGGGTGCGCGCTCGATGCCCGCGCGCTCCAGCAGAGCGCGGCTGCGCCGGAGCACGGCGACCGCCTCCGGGGTGCGGCCGGTCCACAGGTGCACCTGGGCGGTACTGGCCCCGGCCAGCGCCGCGACGAGCGGCAGACCGAGGTCGAGGGCCGTGCGCCGGGCCTGCTCGGCGTGCACGAGCGCCTCGGGCAGCTGCCCGGCGATCACCTCCAGGAGGGCCACGCCGCTGAGCGCGTGGACGACGTCGCCGGGTGAGCCCAGGCGCTGCAGCTCCTCGGCCGCCAGGGTGCGGGCGCGGCGCGCCGTCGTCAGGTCCTGCAGCAGTTCGGCCGCCTGGGCGAGGGGCAGCAGCGAGTCGCCCGGGGCGCTGGAGAGCATCGCCGGGAGGGCCTGACGGACGAGCGCCGCGTGCGCCAGCGGGTCGAGCACGGCCAACCCGAGCTGCTGCGCGGCGTCCGGACGGCCGAGGTCGACCGCGGCCAGCTCGTCGTGGACGGTGCGCCGCAGCTCCCCCTCGTCGCGGGTGTCGGAGTTGACGTGGTTGCTGGCTCCGAACGCCGCGGCGACGAGGACGGCCACGCGCTCCTCGGGGTGGTCGGCACCGCTCGCACCGGCCAGC contains:
- a CDS encoding alpha/beta hydrolase fold domain-containing protein — protein: MPEPVEPVLEPVAQAFADANSTPPFLYQLPPEEGRKIAETVQTDPTPTLPDADVSDLTVEGGPTGSVRVRIVRPAGATGVLPVVLYVHGLGWVFGGPVTHDRLIREIAVGVGAAVVFPDYDLAPEAKYPTQVEQVHAVAEWIRDNGPDEHLDTSRIAVAGDSVGGNMATVATILAKQRGGVDFKAQLLYYPVTDANFDTGSYEQFAEGYFLAREGMKWFWDQYTTDPAQRAEITASPLRASTEDLAGLPPAPVVTGEADVLRDEGEAYAAKLRAAGVPVTAVRYGGIIHDFVGLNPLRHTHAAQEAITQGIAFLSRALGTD
- a CDS encoding FtsX-like permease family protein, producing the protein MRAGTATRAPRGLLRRLVVGELLADARTWVGAGVVAGAAAVVGAVAGCLLQSAVQVGGTRGLALYPVVGLVVVLTAVATAVVLSSVASLTVTSQQRSHALWQLIGVSPRQVRAVVLAQLLLVALAGALGGVLLAVPLVVPFCRWVLSTSEGLQQVPLVFGPAAAAAVVVVVTAVVTASGRRSARAASRTSGLLLVRDADPPPARVDRRRWAGLVLLLGVLVVLVLSAGRTPLDRVLVPLTLTGPLLSALVVLAGPLVFAPFLRAWTRVVPAEASASWFLARARAAHGTARASATTGPLVVAVALPGSLFAVTGTVRAAVGAQTGRLPPAPPVQTAVLLVGGPLLLAVVGAAATVFMSGRVRERESALVRAAGGGHGVVLLAAVWESVIHAVTATALGAGVVAVTAGVAAWAVVPAGGAAALPASGAGAVAVTAVAGLVLLLAATVPTTLLALRRGPARALSVE
- a CDS encoding ATP-binding cassette domain-containing protein, with the protein product MSAPPLVAHEVTKSFPDREGGGWTPVLRGVSVTVHPGELVAVVGPSGSGKSTLLHCLSGLEDPTSGTVRIAGTPLAGLSGAALARLRREHVGFVFQSYNLIPSLTAWDNVALPVRLARRRVRAEDVDRALARVGLSERAGFKPAALSGGQQQRVAIARALVVERDVVFADEPTGALDTAAGAQVLALLREAASGRRAVVVVTHDLEAAATADRVLVLRDGTVHDELSGVSAAQVLEAVTRAAAKV